ATTTCGGCCTTGACGGTAATCACTTCGTCCATCTCCATTTTATGGCGAGGTACTGTGATAACTTCTCCGTTTACCGCTACGTTCCCATCTAAGATCCAAGTTTTTAACTTGGAACGTGAATATTCAGGGAACAAATCAGCTAAAACCTGATCTAACCGTAAACCAAAATGCGCAGCTTCCGTTGAAGCTTCTAATTGTATTGTGTTGGGCGACTGTGTCATAACACCATTGATTACGTCTAAAAAAGAGTATTATAACAACTATTCACGCTGTACACTGCGTTGTTTACGTTTTTGTATGGTTTTTCTCACCGTTAGTACGTTAGAATGCAATTAAAGTGTTGTTGTTTAACACGTGAGCTTAGACAGCGAAGTATTTAAACTGTTTAGCAGGAAACTAGAATTATTATGAAATCATTTCGTTTACTAGCGCCGGTCTTATTAGGTGCTGTGATATCTGTCGCAGGATGCAGTTCTTCAGATAATGAAGAGAAAGCCGTTTTAGCTAACATGGGTGCGCAGCAACTTTACGACAGTGCGAAGCAAAGTATGGAAGTCGGCAACTTCAGCGCGGCTGCACAAACATTGAGCGCATTAGACTCACGCTATCCTTTCGGTCCTTTATCTCACCAAGTTCAACTTGATCTGATTTATAGCTATTACAAATCAGGTAAGATTGATGAGACGTTAGCAACTATCGACCGCTTTATTCGTTTAAACCCAAATCATTCAGACGTTGATTACGCTTATTACATGCGTGGCTTGACTAATATGGAGTCTGATAGCAATTTATTTCAGGAATTGATGAATATCGATCGTACAGATAGAGACCCCTCCAAATCTCGTCAAGCATTCGAA
The DNA window shown above is from Alteromonas sp. KC3 and carries:
- a CDS encoding outer membrane protein assembly factor BamD; translated protein: MKSFRLLAPVLLGAVISVAGCSSSDNEEKAVLANMGAQQLYDSAKQSMEVGNFSAAAQTLSALDSRYPFGPLSHQVQLDLIYSYYKSGKIDETLATIDRFIRLNPNHSDVDYAYYMRGLTNMESDSNLFQELMNIDRTDRDPSKSRQAFEDFRRLIQQYPDSKYAADAKQRMVYIKDRLARYEIAIARFYMRREAYVAAANRGRYVIEHFPNTTQVQQALEIMVSSYEQLGLTELRDNAMKTLKLNYPESDFIS